The following are from one region of the Mauremys reevesii isolate NIE-2019 linkage group 2, ASM1616193v1, whole genome shotgun sequence genome:
- the LOC120397305 gene encoding collagen alpha-3(IX) chain-like, whose amino-acid sequence MDGPLGIPGLEGKIGLVGPKGDKGKRGPRGPPGRPGSMGAKGEMGDPGLPGNPGPKGIKGQKGAQGETGGDGPKGDVGRKGSRGDAGPQGDDGDRGDKGQQGERGFPGPAGPKGQSGIPGLPGPRGFTGPTGEDGATGPPGSPGSWGPEGPGLPEEQVYELCRNVVIAQIAQYAPAIRYKCASACPTANMTLIGPPGPRGMAGPPGKKGKTGLDGFKGEPGPRGPIGFPGANGAAGEPGDRGQKGERGDSGMGLPGPDGPQGFRGFPGHPAVAKDGQPGTAGPPGYSGPPGQPGFPGPSGVPGLCEATDCRIYATNLLSEQGLVKGSSV is encoded by the exons ATGGAT GGTCCTCTAGGAATACCAGGATTAGAAGGCAAGATTGGACTCGTGGGACCAAAG GGAGATAAAGGCAAGCGAGGTCCAAGAGGCCCACCTGGAAGGCCAGGTTCCATG GGCGCCAAAGGTGAAATGGGGGATCCTGGCCTACCAGGTAACCCTGGCCCTAAGGGAATAAAAGGCCAAAAG GGGGCTCAAGGTGAGACTGGAGGTGACGGCCCAAAG GGTGATGTGGGAAGAAAAGGAAGCCGTGGGGATGCTGGACCCCAG GGGGATGATGGAGACAGAGGAGACAAAGGACAA CAAGGAGAACGTGGCTTTCCTGGCCCTGCTGGTCCAAAGGGACAAAGCGGTATCCCTGGATTACCTGGTCCAAGAGGCTTCACTGGCCCCACTGGAGAGGATGGAGCAACTGGGCCCCCTGGATCTCCAGGGTCTTGGGGACCTGAA GGTCCAGGGCTGCCTGAGGAGCAGGTATATGAACTGTGTCGTAATGTGGTCATAGCTCAGATAGCCCAATATGCACCTGCGATCAGATACAAATGTGCCAGCGCCTGTCCTACTGCTAACATGACACTAATTGGCCCCCCAGGGCCTCGTGGAATGGCAGGACCACCAGGGAAAAAG GGAAAAACAGGTCTTGATGGATTTAAAGGTGAGCCTGGTCCAAGAGGACCTATTGGATTTCCTGGAGCtaatggagcagctggggaaCCAG GAGACAGAGGCCAGAAAGGTGAGAGAGGAGATTCAGGCATGGGACTCCCTGGACCAGATGGACCTCAAGGCTTTAGAG GATTCCCTGGACATCCTGCTGTTGCCAAAGATGGCCAGCCAGGCACAGCAGGTCCCCCTGGATACAGTGGTCCTCCAGGTCAGCCAGGATTTCCTGGCCCTTCGGGTGTCCCTGGACTATGTGAAGCAACAGACTGCAGGATCTA